The Streptomyces sp. V4I8 genome includes the window GACGACCGCCGGACGGGCGTCGAAAGTGCGCACGCCGTTCTTGGTCATGCGCTGGACCTCGACGGCCTCGGCGGCGTTGAAGGCGGCGATCGCGCGCTCGGCCTCGGCCGGGTCCACGCCGTCGAGCCGCAGCTCCCAGACGGACGCCGTGAGCCGGTCGGCGAGCCCGGAGGTACGGGCCTCGACCGACTCCACGACGTCGAGCCCGGTGGGCATCGACTCGTCGAGGAGCACTCTCAGCTGCTCCGGATCGCGCGCCTCGGTGAGCGCGATCTCCAGATACTCCGCCTCACTGCCCGTGCCGGTGGGTGCGGCATTGGCGTACGACACCTTCGGATGCGGCGTGAACCCCGCCGAGTACGCCATGGGCACCTCGGCACGGCGCAGTGCACGCTCGAAGGCGCGCTGGAAGTCACGGTGGCTGGTGAACCGGAGGCGGCCGCGCTTGGTGTAGCGCAGTCGGATGCGCTGCACCGCGGGTGCGGGCGGCGGGCCTTCGGGCTGTCGCTTGCCCAGTGTCGTTCAGTCCTTCGTGAGAGCGGTCGTACTGCTACCAAGAGTACGTGTCTCGCGGCCCCGAGGTTCCCGCGCGGCCACCGCTTCCCGTTTCTCCGGCTCCCCGAGCAGCATCCGCCGGAAGTCGGCCCGCGCCTGCCGTACGGACTCGCGGGCGGCGGTGAGGGCCTGCCGGGTGGCCCTGCCCACACTGCGCGCGGCCTCGGCGGCGGGCCGCAGCACCGCGTCCCGGACGACGTGCCCGATCGGCGTGAGCACGCTCCGGTACACCCACCGCACCGGCTCCACGAAGGTCCATCGGAAGAGGTGGGCGAGGAACCGTCCGAAGGCCAGCGAGATCCGCCCGGCGACCCGCCAGGCGTGCCCGAGCGCGTCCCAGACCTCCCTGCCGATGACGGCGATCACCCGGCCGACGGGGGCGAGGACCCATCGGTACAGGCCCAGCGCGGGCAGTACGAACAGCACGCGGGCCGTCCAGTACAGCGCGATCCCGATCCCGGTGGCGATCGTGCTCACGAGCCACACGAGGCCCCTCGCGCACCAGGCGATCGCCCGCCCGACCGGCGCGAGGATCCACTCGTACACCCACAGGGCCGGGACGACGAGGAGGTACCGCACCAGCCAGGCCACCACGCCGAAGATGCCGAGCCCGATCGCGGCGAGGACGGCGCCGAGGCCCCG containing:
- a CDS encoding TIGR03936 family radical SAM-associated protein yields the protein MQRIRLRYTKRGRLRFTSHRDFQRAFERALRRAEVPMAYSAGFTPHPKVSYANAAPTGTGSEAEYLEIALTEARDPEQLRVLLDESMPTGLDVVESVEARTSGLADRLTASVWELRLDGVDPAEAERAIAAFNAAEAVEVQRMTKNGVRTFDARPAVVHLENSKGTETHSSTADRPTDQPCAILRLVVRHVTPAVRPDDVLSGLRAVADLAPPVPAAVTRLAQGLFDEETGTVTDPLAPDREAATAPTEAETAATATASA